A genomic region of Trifolium pratense cultivar HEN17-A07 linkage group LG3, ARS_RC_1.1, whole genome shotgun sequence contains the following coding sequences:
- the LOC123913090 gene encoding pentatricopeptide repeat-containing protein At2g15980 — MMNQIQLPKLLLHQHLKPNHKPLTLFFFFFSSSSSSSSSSEQQQNTVTKAVSILTNQRSKSRWNTLHSLFPTTINPIDFSQITLHLKNKPHLALHFFQWTKSKSLCHHNLASYSTIIHILARGRLYSHAYSTIRTALNQNDDEHCRFEPSSTPLKLFEILVNSYRECGSAPFVFDLLIEACLQSRKIEASVEISRMLLSRGTNPKVMTLNSLISRVCRKFGVDLGYEIYREFFRLDEEKCEILKRGSGFRVVNPNVHTFNTLMLCCYQNGLVDRVEEIWSEMCEMNCNPNAYSYSLLMSAFCERDRLEDCEKLWEEMRKKEIEPDVVSYNTMIGGFCKISDVGRAEEFFREMGLVGIDATVSTYEHLVKGYCNIEDVDSAVLVYKDMIRKDFRPDVLTLDMVVRLLCDKGRVEEAIEFFRSGVGKFDLVPKEKSYVALIKGLCVEGRMDEGLKLQAEMVGKGFEPNSEIYEAFIDGYIRQGNHEKAEALRKEMLQTPSTATTEQ, encoded by the coding sequence ATGATGAATCAAATTCAACTACCCAAACTCCTCCTACACCAACATCTCAAACCCAACCATAAACCCTTAaccctcttcttcttcttcttctcttcttcttcttcttcttcttcttcctcagaGCAACAACAAAATACAGTAACAAAAGCAGTTTCAATTCTCACAAATCAACGTTCAAAATCTCGCTGGAACACTCTCCATTCTCTCTTCCCAACCACCATCAACCCCATCGATTTCTCCCAAATCACACTCCACCTCAAAAACAAACCCCATCTCGCACTTCATTTCTTTCAATGGACCAAATCCAAGTCCCTATGTCACCACAATCTCGCTTCTTATTCCACCATCATCCACATCCTCGCACGTGGCCGACTCTACTCACACGCTTACAGCACCATCAGAACCGCCCTTAATCAAAACGACGATGAACACTGTCGTTTTGAGCCTTCCTCCACGCCGTTGAAGCTTTTTGAGATTCTTGTTAATTCTTATCGAGAGTGTGGTTCTGctccttttgtttttgatttgttGATTGAAGCCTGTTTACAATCTAGAAAAATTGAAGCTTCGGTTGAAATTAGTAGAATGTTACTCTCACGTGGGACTAATCCTAAAGTTATGACATTGAATTCTTTGATTTCTAGGGTTTGTAGAAAATTTGGGGTGGATTTAGGGTATGAGATTTATAGGGAGTTTTTTAGGTTAGatgaagaaaaatgtgaaattttgaaAAGGGGTTCTGGTTTTAGAGTTGTTAACCCTAATGTGCATACTTTTAATACATTGATGTTGTGTTGTTATCAAAATGGTTTGGTGGATAGGGTTGAGGAAATTTGGAGTGAAATGTGTGAAATGAATTGTAATCCTAATGCTTATAGCTATAGTTTATTGATGTCTGCATTTTGTGAGAGAGATAGGTTGGAAGATTGTGAGAAGTTGTGGGAAGAAATGAGGAAGAAGGAAATTGAGCCTGATGTGGTTAGTTATAATACTATGATCGGTGGGTTTTGTAAGATTAGTGATGTTGGAAGAGCTGAGGAATTTTTCAGAGAAATGGGATTGGTTGGTATTGATGCAACTGTTTCAACTTATGAGCATCTTGTTAAGGGGTATTGTAATATTGAGGATGTTGATTCTGCTGTTCTTGTTTATAAGGATATGATAAGGAAGGATTTCAGGCCTGATGTTTTAACACTTGATATGGTGGTTAGGTTACTTTGTGATAAGGGTAGGGTTGAGGAAGCTATAGAGTTTTTCAGGAGTGGAGTTGGTAAGTTTGATTTAGTTCCAAAGGAAAAGAGTTATGTGGCTTTGATTAAAGGGTTGTGTGTTGAGGGAAGGATGGATGAGGGGTTGAAGCTTCAGGCAGAGATGGTAGGAAAAGGGTTTGAACCGAATTCGGAAATATATGAAGCTTTTATTGATGGGTATATTAGACAAGGGAATCATGAAAAGGCTGAGGCTTTGAGGAAAGAAATGCTGCAAACTCCGAGCACAGCGACAACAGAACAATAA
- the LOC123913092 gene encoding uncharacterized protein LOC123913092 has translation MKYTEISHFSHPQHKLRFEHTEFPFKCDGCKEIGIGSRYKCFICDYDLHTHCAIIPSTTLFHPFYNKCTFQFMQTPPGNLARYCNACEKDINGFVYHCKLCGFDLHPCCAKLPTVLNDGEMKLYLYRKVSSPCHRCGRKGRSWSYRSNCKNYNLHVACVREMLVENWDKVYMGHGGRKLEREVIPCLQNTLYAAHNSRGRKGSKGKVKKCCEIAGFAVQIVISAVLGDPTALIAGVVGALMSRT, from the coding sequence atgaaatACACTGAGATATCACATTTCAGCCACCCACAACACAAACTAAGATTCGAACACACCGAATTCCCATTCAAATGCGACGGATGCAAAGAAATTGGCATCGGTTCACGTTACAAATGCTTCATTTGCGACTACGACCTTCACACACACTGCGCAATAATACCATCCACCACTCTCTTCCATCCATTCTACAACAAATGCACCTTCCAATTCATGCAAACCCCACCAGGAAACTTGGCGCGTTACTGCAACGCTTGCGAAAAGGACATAAACGGGTTCGTATACCACTGCAAATTGTGCGGGTTTGACCTCCACCCATGTTGCGCGAAGCTGCCAACAGTTCTTAATGACGGGGAAATGAAACTTTACCTTTATAGGAAAGTGAGTTCACCGTGTCACCGATGTGGAAGAAAAGGACGTAGCTGGAGTTATAGATCGAACTGTAAGAATTATAATTTGCATGTTGCTTGTGTGAGGGAAATGTTGGTGGAAAATTGGGACAAAGTGTATATGGGACATGGTGGTAGAAAACTTGAGAGAGAAGTTATTCCTTGTTTGCAGAACACACTGTATGCTGCACATAACAGTAGAGGAAGAAAAGGAAGTAAAGGAAAGGTGAAAAAGTGTTGTGAGATTGCTGGTTTTGCTGTGCAGATTGTGATTTCGGCGGTTTTGGGTGATCCTACGGCTCTCATTGCTGGTGTTGTTGGAGCATTGATGTCTCGGACTTGA
- the LOC123913091 gene encoding CASP-like protein 5C1 produces MNELPGSVGTSASFSLRIGQTLFSSASLLFMSLGVEFYSYTAFCYLVTIMGLVIPWSFTLALVDGYSVLVKCPIRQPGILLIIVVGDLVLSTLTLAAASSTASVIDLLLNSEGSFCPIKLCCRYRISAVMAFVSWFLSLASSLFNLYLLPSL; encoded by the exons ATGAATGAATTACCTGGCTCAGTAGGCACAAGTGCCAGCTTCAGTCTGAGAATAGGCCAGACCTTGTTTTCATCTGCTTCTCTTCTCTTTATGTCTTTGGGGGTTGAATTCTACAGCTACACAGCTTTCTG TTATTTGGTGACAATCATGGGTTTGGTTATACCTTGGAGTTTCACATTAGCATTGGTAGATGGATACTCTGTACTGGTCAAATGCCCCATTCGTCAACCAGGAATACTGTTGATTATTGTTGTCGGAGATTTG GTACTATCAACCCTCACACTAGCAGCAGCTTCCTCAACAGCTAGTGTTATAGATCTCCTGCTTAATTCTGAAGGATCTTTTTGCCCTATAAAGCTTTGCTGCAGGTACAGGATATCTGCAGTTATGGCCTTTGTGTCATGGTTTCTGTCCTTGGCATCCTCTCTTTTTAACCTTTATCTGTTACCCTCTTTGTGA
- the LOC123914750 gene encoding amino acid permease 8-like yields the protein MSSNARNLGEVEFSLNWKGIEMDEQMQNERQREVEIANEGSLVDDDGKPKRTGTTWTASAHIITAVIGAGVLTLPWVMAQLGWILGVSYIIIISVVTLYTSNLLADCYRTPDPVTGKRNRTYMEAVKNILGGKMHVICGIVQYANLGGAAIGYTITTSISVVSIRKINCFHKWGTEDPCQFSNNPYMIGLGIIEVFLSQIPSFHKLSWLSIIAAITSFGYSFIGIGLSLATIIQGKGKSTSLIGESKEQYSGDKLWNMLIALGNVALASSYSQIAIDIQDSLKSPPPENKVMKKANKVGIFSMAIIFLLCACSGYAAFGANTPGSILMGSGFKEPFWLIDLANVFLIVHLVGAYQVIVQPIFCVVELLAGQRWSNSNFISKEYSIGIGQMKSNFNLFRIIWRTIFVTIITVLAMAMPFFNEMLALLGAMGYWPLTIYFPIAMYIAKQKIKRQTIKWFGLQSLNFIFMVVSLAVASAAIHGLHEAFHKYKPFKYKV from the exons ATGTCAAGCAATGCTAGAAATCTG GGTGAAGTTGAATTCAGCCTTAATTGGAAGGGTATAGAGATGGATGAGCAGATGCAAAATGAAAGGCAGAGGGAGGTTGAAATAGCAAATGAAGGTTCACTTGTAGATGATGATGGCAAACCAAAACGAACAG GGACAACATGGACAGCAAGCGCGCATATCATAACGGCAGTGATTGGTGCTGGTGTGCTGACTTTGCCATGGGTGATGGCTCAATTAGGATGGATCCTTGGTGtttcatatataataatcatATCTGTTGTTACACTCTACACTTCAAATCTTTTAGCAGATTGTTACAGAACACCAGACCCTGTCACTGGCAAGAGGAATCGTACTTACATGGAGGCTGTGAAAAATATCTTAG GTGGTAAAATGCATGTGATATGTGGAATTGTCCAATATGCTAACCTTGGTGGAGCAGCAATTGGATACACAATAACTACATCTATAAGTGTGGT GTCAATACGAAAAATTAATTGCTTCCACAAATGGGGAACTGAAGATCCATGCCAATTTTCTAATAATCCGTACATGATTGGTTTGGGAATTATTGAAGTCTTTTTGTCCCAAATCCCTAGTTTTCACAAGTTATCTTGGCTCTCAATTATAGCAGCAATAACATCTTTTGGTTATTCATTTATTGGTATTGGACTTTCTCTTGCTACCATCATCCAAG GGAAAGGCAAGAGTACCTCTCTAATAGGAGAAAGTAAGGAGCAATATTCAGGAGACAAATTGTGGAATATGCTAATTGCATTGGGAAATGTTGCACTTGCTAGCAGTTATTCTCAAATAGCCATAGATATTCAG GATTCATTAAAGTCACCACCACCGGAAAATAAAGTGATGAAAAAGGCAAACAAAGTAGGAATATTTTCAATGGCAATTATCTTTCTCTTATGTGCTTGCTCTGGCTATGCTGCATTCGGGGCAAACACTCCAGGAAGTATCTTAATGGGCTCTGGCTTTAAAGAGCCTTTTTGGCTTATTGATTTAGCCAATGTCTTTCTTATTGTGCATTTGGTTGGAGCATATCAG GTAATTGTCCAACCTATATTCTGTGTAGTTGAACTGTTGGCTGGTCAAAGGTggtcaaattcaaatttcataagtaaAGAGTACTCAATTGGCATTGGCCAAATGAAATCCAACTTTAATTTATTTAGGATCATTTGGAGGACCATATTTGTCACAATAATCACTGTTTTGGCAATGGCAATGCCCTTTTTCAATGAAATGCTTGCCCTTCTTGGAGCTATGGGATATTGGccattaacaatatattttcCAATTGCAATGTATATTGCCAAACAAAAGATTAAGAGGCAAACAATCAAATGGTTTGGACTTCAATCCTTGAACTTTATTTTTATGGTAGTGTCATTAGCTGTAGCAAGTGCAGCCATTCATGGCTTACATGAAGCTTTTCATAAATACAAGCCTTTTAAGTATAAAGTATAG
- the LOC123913093 gene encoding uncharacterized protein LOC123913093, whose amino-acid sequence MGSCASNLHSTKDGGNKYSTFVNIVHSNGKLQQLKEPIKAWHVLSQNPNHFLCSSESMYVGLPIHPVLPNQELQLDHIYFLLPLSKSNIPVSLQDLCGLAIKANTALAKTTNSMLKSYSVSQTTNFQTHPILSNASVGYSH is encoded by the coding sequence ATGGGTAGTTGTGCATCAAATCTACATTCAACCAAAGATGGAGGAAACAAATATTCCACTTTTGTGAACATAGTTCACTCAAATGGAAAGCTACAACAATTGAAAGAACCAATAAAAGCATGGcatgttttgtctcaaaacCCAAACCACTTCCTTTGTTCTTCAGAATCTATGTATGTTGGCTTACCAATTCATCCTGTGCTTCCAAATCAAGAACTTCAATTGGATCATATATACTTTCTTCTACCACTCTCCAAATCTAACATCCCAGTTTCTCTTCAAGATTTGTGTGGTCTAGCCATCAAGGCTAACACAGCTCTTGCAAAAACTACAAACTCAATGTTGAAATCATATTCTGTTTCACAAACTACAAATTTCCAAACACACCCTATTCTTTCAAATGCTTCGGTTGGATATTCTCATTAG